Proteins from one Pseudomonas grandcourensis genomic window:
- the mdeB gene encoding alpha-ketoglutarate dehydrogenase — MDSSLHGTPENPESCANENDTQESAEWRDALLSLIANSGPERARNIIDELVSLVRDPNIGWKPSLVTPYINTIPVAKQPAFPGDLAIEERLSSIIRWNALAMVVRANQAYGDLGGHIASYASAADLFEVGFNHFFRARSESFGGDLVFYQPHSAPGVYARAFLEGRLEETNLVHYRQEITAVGQGVQGLSSYPHPWLMPDFWQFPTGSMGIGPISSIFQARFMRYLHNRDLLNTSERKVWGVFGDGEMDEPESMSALTLAAREGLDNLIWVVNCNLQRLDGPVRGNGRIIDELEALFVGADWNVIKLVWGSDWDGLFARDTDGSLVRALSQTVDGQFQTFAAKDGRYNRDHFFGQNAALAKLAQGLTDEQIDRLKRGGHDMVKIYAAYQAAAVHKGQPTVILAQTKKGYGMGEAGQGKMTTHQQKKLDREALIGFRNRFNLPLTDEQVETLSFYKPAADSREMRYLLERRQSLGGVTPSRQTDVPVVAVPGLEVYASFATHAQGKEMSTTMAFVRMLGNLLKDPLLGRRVVPIVADEARTFGMANLFKQIGIYSSVGQHYEPEDIGSILSYREALDGQILEEGISEASAISSWVAAATSYATHGLPMLPFYIYYSMFGFQRVGDLIWAAADQRARGFLLGATAGRTTLGGEGLQHQDGSSHLMAALVPNCRAYDPAFAGEFAVILDHGMRQMLEKQVDEFYYVTLMNENYAQPNLPADVEQGIIKGMYLFCEHACGAGLNRVRLLGSGTVLREVMAAAELLSADWQVDSQVWSVTSFTEVARDARGVERWNRHHPEGEQKTSHVSECLPKGSPIIAATDYVRALPQLIGSYVEDHYVVLGTDGFGRSDTRTALRKFFEIDRHQIVLSALWGLVHEGKLSADACSRAIEKYDIKFDETAPWEC, encoded by the coding sequence ATGGATAGTTCCCTGCACGGTACTCCTGAAAATCCCGAGTCTTGCGCCAATGAAAACGACACGCAGGAGTCTGCAGAATGGCGTGACGCACTCCTTTCATTGATTGCCAATAGCGGCCCTGAGAGGGCTCGCAACATCATCGATGAACTGGTCAGTCTTGTTCGCGATCCCAACATCGGTTGGAAACCTTCGTTGGTTACGCCCTACATCAACACTATCCCCGTAGCAAAGCAGCCCGCATTCCCGGGCGATCTGGCAATCGAGGAGCGTCTCTCATCGATCATTCGGTGGAATGCGCTCGCCATGGTTGTGCGTGCCAACCAGGCATATGGTGATTTAGGGGGGCACATCGCTAGTTACGCGAGTGCGGCGGATTTGTTCGAGGTCGGTTTTAACCATTTTTTCAGAGCGAGGAGCGAGTCCTTTGGAGGCGATCTGGTCTTCTATCAGCCTCACTCGGCTCCAGGTGTTTATGCGCGCGCCTTCCTTGAGGGACGACTGGAAGAAACGAACCTCGTGCACTACCGGCAGGAAATCACCGCGGTCGGACAAGGGGTGCAGGGTTTGTCCAGCTACCCACACCCTTGGTTAATGCCGGACTTCTGGCAATTTCCGACAGGGTCGATGGGTATCGGCCCAATCAGTTCGATCTTCCAGGCCCGATTCATGCGCTACCTTCACAACCGTGACCTGCTGAACACCTCTGAGCGAAAAGTGTGGGGCGTTTTCGGTGACGGTGAGATGGATGAGCCGGAAAGCATGTCTGCCCTTACTTTGGCCGCAAGGGAGGGTCTGGATAACCTGATCTGGGTAGTCAATTGCAATCTACAGCGATTAGACGGGCCGGTGCGAGGCAATGGGCGAATCATCGACGAGTTGGAAGCTCTATTTGTCGGGGCAGACTGGAACGTCATAAAACTGGTTTGGGGGTCTGATTGGGACGGGCTTTTCGCCCGCGATACAGATGGAAGTCTGGTGCGCGCCCTTTCGCAAACCGTTGATGGGCAGTTCCAGACGTTTGCCGCGAAAGACGGGCGCTACAACAGGGACCATTTCTTTGGTCAAAACGCAGCATTGGCAAAGCTTGCCCAAGGTCTCACAGACGAACAGATCGATCGGCTGAAACGAGGCGGCCACGATATGGTGAAGATCTACGCCGCCTACCAAGCGGCGGCTGTTCATAAGGGGCAGCCTACGGTCATTCTTGCCCAGACCAAAAAAGGTTACGGGATGGGTGAAGCCGGCCAGGGAAAAATGACGACTCATCAGCAGAAGAAGCTGGATCGCGAAGCGCTTATCGGCTTTAGAAATCGATTCAATCTGCCCCTGACCGATGAGCAGGTTGAGACGCTCTCTTTCTACAAGCCTGCCGCTGATAGTCGTGAAATGCGCTATCTGCTTGAGCGTCGCCAAAGCCTTGGGGGGGTCACGCCCAGTCGGCAAACGGATGTCCCTGTGGTCGCCGTACCGGGATTGGAGGTGTACGCAAGCTTTGCCACTCACGCGCAAGGCAAGGAAATGTCTACCACGATGGCGTTTGTGAGGATGCTCGGCAACTTGCTGAAAGATCCTCTCCTGGGGCGACGGGTAGTTCCCATCGTGGCTGACGAGGCCCGAACGTTCGGGATGGCGAATCTGTTCAAGCAAATTGGTATCTATTCCAGTGTCGGCCAGCATTATGAGCCAGAGGACATCGGCTCCATCCTGAGCTACCGGGAGGCGCTGGATGGCCAAATACTTGAAGAGGGCATCAGCGAGGCCAGTGCCATCAGCTCCTGGGTGGCTGCGGCAACCAGCTACGCCACCCATGGCCTGCCCATGCTGCCGTTCTACATCTATTACTCAATGTTCGGATTTCAGCGAGTAGGTGATCTCATTTGGGCGGCGGCTGACCAAAGGGCCAGAGGCTTTCTGCTTGGCGCCACGGCAGGCCGTACAACACTGGGAGGGGAAGGTCTGCAGCATCAAGATGGCAGCAGCCATTTGATGGCAGCTCTGGTGCCAAATTGCAGAGCGTACGACCCGGCATTCGCCGGTGAGTTTGCGGTAATTCTTGATCATGGCATGCGCCAGATGCTGGAGAAACAGGTTGACGAGTTTTACTACGTCACCCTTATGAACGAAAACTACGCCCAGCCCAATCTTCCTGCTGATGTCGAGCAAGGCATCATCAAAGGCATGTACCTCTTCTGCGAACACGCGTGCGGAGCGGGATTGAACAGAGTGCGGCTGCTCGGATCAGGCACTGTCTTGCGCGAAGTGATGGCTGCAGCAGAACTCCTGAGCGCAGATTGGCAGGTCGACTCTCAGGTGTGGAGTGTCACCAGTTTCACAGAAGTTGCGAGGGACGCCAGAGGTGTAGAGCGTTGGAACCGACATCATCCTGAAGGCGAACAGAAAACGAGCCACGTTAGTGAGTGCTTGCCGAAGGGGAGTCCAATCATTGCTGCGACCGATTATGTGCGCGCGCTACCGCAACTGATTGGCTCCTATGTTGAAGATCACTATGTCGTCCTGGGTACGGACGGTTTTGGTCGCAGCGATACGCGCACAGCTCTGCGCAAGTTTTTTGAAATAGACCGTCATCAGATCGTGCTGAGTGCGCTATGGGGTTTGGTGCATGAAGGAAAACTCAGTGCCGATGCCTGCTCTCGTGCCATTGAAAAGTACGACATCAAATTTGACGAAACAGCCCCTTGGGAATGTTGA
- a CDS encoding dihydrolipoyllysine-residue acetyltransferase, translating to MTTLCEILVPDIGDFKGISIIEVLVAPGDWVATGQTIIVVETDKATMDIPVSHDGKVSTVQVVVGDKVSEGSLIATVEHVEGSAGKSSAIAGEQLQAVATQSPVSVPVAMPSPAHSPVPLASYSLEISHAVIAESVTSNGALPFASPSVRKLARELGVPLNEINGTGPKTRITKEDVHSFVAQVMAGSKKTNAQNNSPTSQSFMEGLLPWPVIDFSNFGEVRRVDLSRLKKMSGANLYRNWLSIPHVTNHEDADITELEDFRRQLNEEHARQGVKVTMIALVMKVCVAALKRFPEFNSSLDRDQLILKDYFHIGFAADTPHGLVVPVIRDVDKKGVLTLAREMSGLSAKARAGKLEPADMSGGCFTISSLGGIGGTYFTPIINAPEVAILGLGRSSSRVTLDEGQVVPRLILPLSLSWDHRVIDGAAAGRFNAFLAEQLADMRRLIL from the coding sequence ATGACGACGTTGTGCGAAATTCTAGTTCCTGATATTGGCGATTTTAAAGGAATCAGCATTATTGAAGTGCTTGTTGCACCAGGTGATTGGGTGGCAACTGGGCAAACTATCATTGTTGTCGAAACCGATAAGGCAACAATGGATATTCCTGTGTCGCACGACGGCAAAGTAAGCACTGTTCAAGTTGTGGTGGGTGATAAAGTCAGCGAAGGGTCGTTGATTGCCACCGTGGAACATGTCGAGGGATCTGCAGGGAAATCATCTGCAATTGCAGGTGAACAACTTCAGGCCGTTGCCACTCAGTCCCCGGTTTCCGTCCCGGTTGCAATGCCTTCACCTGCACACTCGCCTGTACCGTTGGCATCGTATTCATTGGAAATATCTCATGCGGTCATCGCTGAGAGCGTCACTTCCAATGGGGCGTTGCCGTTTGCGTCGCCCTCAGTTCGTAAGTTGGCCCGGGAGCTTGGGGTGCCACTGAATGAAATAAACGGCACTGGGCCTAAAACACGGATTACCAAGGAGGATGTTCATTCTTTCGTTGCGCAAGTAATGGCCGGGTCGAAAAAAACAAATGCGCAAAACAACAGCCCGACGTCTCAATCCTTCATGGAGGGGCTGTTACCTTGGCCGGTTATTGATTTTTCAAACTTTGGCGAAGTGAGGCGTGTCGATCTGTCTCGACTCAAAAAAATGAGTGGTGCCAATCTTTACCGTAACTGGTTAAGTATTCCGCATGTGACAAATCATGAAGATGCGGACATTACAGAGTTGGAAGATTTTCGTCGCCAACTTAACGAAGAGCACGCTAGGCAAGGCGTCAAAGTGACGATGATCGCTTTGGTCATGAAAGTATGTGTCGCTGCGCTGAAGAGGTTTCCTGAATTCAATTCGAGTCTGGATCGCGATCAGCTCATATTGAAGGACTATTTTCATATCGGTTTCGCTGCTGATACGCCCCACGGATTGGTAGTTCCAGTTATTCGTGATGTTGATAAAAAGGGCGTGTTGACCTTAGCTCGGGAGATGTCCGGGTTATCGGCTAAAGCCCGCGCAGGGAAGCTTGAGCCAGCGGATATGAGCGGTGGTTGTTTCACTATTTCCTCCCTGGGTGGAATAGGAGGCACGTACTTTACCCCGATCATCAATGCGCCAGAGGTGGCAATTTTGGGGCTCGGTCGAAGCAGCAGTCGGGTAACCCTGGATGAGGGACAGGTAGTGCCAAGGCTGATCTTGCCCCTGAGTTTAAGTTGGGATCATCGCGTCATTGATGGGGCCGCGGCAGGCCGTTTTAATGCATTCCTTGCCGAGCAGTTGGCTGATATGCGTCGATTGATTTTGTAA
- a CDS encoding Lrp/AsnC family transcriptional regulator yields MVVPKVKIDATDRRILAALQRDARLSSAELAERVSLSASPCWRRVKRLEEIGLVRGYHASINTEMLGYAITAFVQVALDQKDIEHMKAFEESITAFEQVIGCHCISGVYDYQLTILATDLAEFSEFARKNINGFLGVKDVCTSFVVKEVKAPVSLMVGP; encoded by the coding sequence ATGGTTGTGCCAAAGGTAAAAATCGATGCTACGGATCGCCGCATATTGGCGGCGCTACAGCGGGATGCCAGGCTTTCGAGTGCAGAACTTGCTGAGCGGGTGTCACTAAGCGCATCTCCTTGCTGGCGACGGGTCAAAAGGCTCGAAGAGATCGGTCTGGTGCGTGGTTACCATGCCAGTATTAATACCGAAATGCTTGGCTACGCTATCACTGCCTTTGTCCAGGTGGCGCTGGATCAAAAAGATATTGAGCATATGAAAGCGTTCGAGGAGTCGATTACTGCCTTTGAACAGGTGATCGGTTGTCACTGTATTTCGGGGGTCTACGATTACCAGTTAACGATCCTGGCGACCGATCTTGCCGAGTTCAGTGAGTTCGCCAGAAAAAATATAAACGGTTTCCTGGGTGTCAAAGACGTGTGCACCTCCTTTGTCGTAAAGGAAGTCAAAGCGCCAGTGAGCTTGATGGTCGGGCCGTAG
- a CDS encoding SulP family inorganic anion transporter gives MAHAPDASAQSKADSPNRWQDLLAGLSIAGLLLPEAVAYSSIAALAPQAGVIALFAGLLCYGLFGTSRFAIVSATSSSAAVLAAVTATLANGDPGLRSTLAFGLVLVTGAFFLLAGLFKLGSVTSFIAKPVLRGFAFGLALTIILKQVASVVGVHLTDANLVGFLPQLLEQLPQWNWAAAAVGAVALALLWLFARFRRLPGGLLVVVIGIAAGQWLDLPAYGVKLIGVIDLSLEVPKLPVLPFADWLRLGELAFAMVMILYAESYGSISSYALKHRDRVNSNRDLLALGASNLVSGLFHGMPAGAGYSATSANEAAGATSRLAGIVAALVVLVIVLTVLPYIALTPEPILAAIVIHALARGLSLQPLGRYFIWRRDRLLVICAVGAVLVLGVLDGLLVAVAISVLLMLKQMSAADIQILGRIDGGHDFVDLQRHPTAQAVPGVLIVRPGEALFFANVERILGGALRLIRHSQTPVHTVILSLEESPDLDGTSIEALQEFFVRVHQEGKRLILARLKDDAQTALAQVQSSGVVLSGLSVDGAVQQALKAGA, from the coding sequence ATGGCTCATGCACCGGACGCATCGGCACAATCCAAGGCTGATTCGCCCAACCGCTGGCAGGACCTGTTGGCCGGGCTGTCGATTGCCGGCCTGTTGTTGCCGGAAGCAGTCGCCTACTCAAGTATTGCCGCGCTGGCACCCCAGGCCGGGGTGATCGCCTTGTTTGCCGGGTTGCTGTGTTATGGCCTGTTCGGCACCAGCCGTTTTGCGATTGTCTCGGCCACTTCATCCTCCGCTGCCGTACTGGCCGCCGTGACAGCGACCCTGGCCAATGGCGACCCCGGGCTTCGCTCGACCCTGGCTTTCGGCCTGGTGCTGGTGACCGGGGCGTTTTTCTTGCTGGCGGGGCTGTTCAAGCTCGGCAGCGTGACTTCGTTTATCGCCAAACCGGTGCTGCGCGGCTTTGCCTTTGGCCTGGCGCTGACCATCATCCTCAAGCAGGTCGCCAGTGTGGTCGGCGTGCATTTGACCGATGCCAACCTGGTGGGCTTCCTGCCGCAATTACTGGAACAACTGCCGCAATGGAACTGGGCTGCAGCGGCGGTCGGCGCCGTGGCATTGGCCTTGTTATGGCTGTTTGCGCGGTTTCGGCGCTTGCCGGGTGGTTTGTTGGTGGTGGTGATTGGCATTGCGGCGGGGCAGTGGCTGGACCTGCCAGCTTATGGCGTGAAGCTGATTGGCGTGATCGACCTGAGCCTGGAGGTGCCGAAGCTGCCGGTACTGCCGTTTGCCGACTGGCTGCGTCTGGGGGAATTGGCGTTCGCCATGGTGATGATTCTGTATGCGGAGTCCTATGGCTCGATCAGTTCTTATGCACTAAAACATCGCGACCGCGTCAACTCGAACCGCGACCTGCTGGCGCTGGGGGCTTCCAACCTGGTGTCTGGTCTGTTCCATGGCATGCCGGCGGGAGCGGGGTATTCGGCGACGTCGGCCAATGAGGCGGCGGGGGCCACTTCGCGCCTGGCCGGTATCGTGGCGGCGCTGGTGGTGCTGGTGATTGTCCTGACGGTGCTGCCTTACATCGCCCTGACCCCGGAACCGATCCTCGCCGCCATCGTCATCCATGCCTTGGCGCGCGGTTTGAGCCTGCAGCCGCTGGGACGCTATTTCATCTGGCGCCGAGACCGCTTGCTGGTGATCTGCGCCGTGGGTGCGGTGTTGGTGCTGGGGGTGCTGGACGGCTTGCTGGTGGCGGTGGCGATCAGTGTGTTGCTGATGCTCAAGCAGATGTCGGCGGCGGATATCCAGATCCTGGGTCGCATCGATGGCGGTCACGACTTTGTCGACCTGCAACGTCATCCAACGGCGCAAGCCGTGCCTGGCGTGTTGATTGTGCGACCGGGGGAAGCGTTGTTCTTTGCCAACGTCGAGCGGATTCTTGGCGGTGCCTTGCGTCTGATCCGGCATTCGCAAACGCCGGTTCATACGGTGATTCTCAGTCTTGAGGAGTCCCCCGACCTGGATGGCACCAGCATCGAGGCGTTGCAGGAGTTTTTTGTGCGGGTGCATCAGGAGGGCAAACGGCTGATTCTGGCGCGTCTGAAGGACGACGCACAGACGGCGTTGGCGCAGGTGCAATCCAGTGGGGTGGTGCTAAGTGGGTTGAGTGTGGATGGTGCGGTGCAGCAGGCACTGAAGGCTGGCGCATAA
- the acnB gene encoding bifunctional aconitate hydratase 2/2-methylisocitrate dehydratase, which yields MLEAYRKHIEERAALGIVPQPLNAEQTAGLVELLKNPPAGEEAFLVDLITNRVPPGVDEAAYVKAGFLSAIAKGEAKSPLIDKKRAVELLGTMQGGYNIVTLVNLLDDAELAPVAAAELKHTLLMFDAFHDVAEKAKNGNVHAQGVLQSWADGEWFVKRPTLADKISLRVFKVTGETNTDDLSPAPDAWSRPDIPLHALAMLKMARDGIVPDAQGVTGPMKQIEEMRNAGFPIAYVGDVVGTGSSRKSATNSVLWFFGDDVPFVPNKRAGGFCFGSKIAPIFYNTMEDAGALPIEFDVSNMHMGDVIDLYPHAGKVCKHGTDEVLTTFEMKTPVLLDEVRAGGRIPLIIGRGLTEKARTELGLPPSTLFKKPEAPAESTKGFTLAQKMVGKACGVTGVRPGTYCEPKMTTVGSQDTTGPMTRDELKDLACLGFSTDLVMQSFCHTAAYPKPIDVTTHHTLPDFIMTRGGVSLRPGDGIIHSWLNRMLLPDTVGTGGDSHTRFPIGISFPAGSGLVAFAAATGVMPLDMPESILVRFKGELQPGVTLRDLVHAIPYYAIQAGLLTVEKKGKKNAFSGRILEIEGLPKLTVEQAFELSDASAERSAAGCTIQLSKESIAEYLQSNITLLRWMIGEGYGDARTLERRAQAMEAWLANPELLQADKDAEYAEIIEIDLADIKEPVLCAPNDPDDARLLSSVAGEKIDEVFIGSCMTNIGHFRAAGKLLEQVKGQLPTRLWLSPPTKMDAHQLTEEGYYGIYGKAGARMEMPGCSLCMGNQARVEPNSTVVSTSTRNFPNRLGDGANVYLASAELASVASILGRLPTVEEYMEYAGKIDSMAADVYRYLSFDQIAEFREAAANANIPVVQA from the coding sequence GTGCTTGAAGCCTACCGCAAACATATCGAAGAGCGCGCAGCACTGGGTATCGTTCCCCAGCCGCTAAACGCCGAACAAACTGCAGGCCTGGTCGAGCTGCTGAAAAATCCCCCGGCTGGCGAAGAAGCATTCCTCGTTGACCTGATCACCAATCGCGTTCCGCCTGGAGTGGACGAAGCAGCCTATGTAAAGGCCGGCTTCCTGTCCGCCATCGCCAAAGGCGAAGCCAAGTCCCCCCTGATCGACAAGAAGCGCGCTGTTGAACTGCTCGGCACCATGCAGGGCGGCTACAACATCGTGACTCTGGTTAACCTGCTGGACGACGCCGAACTGGCTCCAGTAGCGGCCGCAGAACTCAAGCACACCCTGCTGATGTTCGACGCCTTCCACGACGTCGCTGAAAAAGCCAAGAACGGTAACGTTCACGCCCAAGGCGTGCTGCAATCCTGGGCTGACGGCGAGTGGTTCGTGAAGCGCCCGACCCTGGCCGACAAGATCAGCCTGCGCGTGTTCAAGGTCACCGGCGAAACCAACACCGACGACCTGTCCCCTGCGCCTGATGCCTGGTCCCGTCCAGACATCCCGCTGCACGCCCTGGCCATGCTGAAAATGGCTCGCGACGGCATCGTGCCTGACGCACAAGGCGTCACCGGTCCGATGAAGCAGATCGAAGAAATGCGCAACGCCGGTTTCCCTATCGCCTACGTCGGTGACGTGGTCGGTACCGGTTCTTCGCGTAAATCGGCGACCAACTCGGTTCTATGGTTCTTCGGCGACGACGTTCCTTTCGTGCCGAACAAGCGTGCCGGCGGTTTCTGCTTCGGCAGCAAAATCGCTCCGATCTTCTACAACACCATGGAAGATGCTGGCGCACTGCCAATCGAATTCGACGTTTCCAACATGCACATGGGCGACGTGATCGACCTGTACCCGCATGCTGGCAAAGTCTGCAAGCACGGCACCGACGAAGTCCTGACCACCTTCGAAATGAAGACTCCGGTCCTGTTGGACGAAGTTCGTGCCGGCGGCCGTATTCCGCTGATCATCGGCCGTGGCCTGACCGAGAAGGCTCGCACCGAGCTGGGTCTGCCACCTTCGACTCTGTTCAAGAAGCCTGAAGCACCGGCTGAAAGCACCAAGGGTTTCACCCTGGCGCAGAAAATGGTCGGCAAGGCTTGCGGCGTGACCGGCGTTCGTCCGGGCACCTACTGCGAACCGAAGATGACCACCGTGGGTTCCCAGGACACCACCGGTCCTATGACCCGTGACGAACTGAAAGACCTGGCGTGCCTGGGCTTCTCGACCGATCTGGTGATGCAGTCCTTCTGCCACACCGCGGCTTACCCTAAGCCGATCGACGTGACCACCCACCACACCCTGCCTGACTTCATCATGACCCGCGGCGGCGTTTCCCTGCGTCCGGGCGACGGCATCATCCACTCGTGGCTGAACCGCATGCTGCTGCCAGACACCGTCGGTACCGGTGGTGACTCCCACACCCGTTTCCCGATCGGCATCTCGTTCCCGGCCGGTTCCGGTCTGGTTGCGTTCGCCGCAGCCACCGGCGTCATGCCGCTGGACATGCCTGAGTCGATCCTGGTTCGCTTCAAAGGCGAACTGCAGCCAGGCGTCACCCTGCGTGACCTGGTTCACGCCATTCCTTACTACGCGATCCAGGCTGGCCTGCTGACCGTAGAGAAGAAAGGCAAGAAGAACGCTTTCTCCGGTCGCATCCTGGAGATCGAAGGTCTGCCAAAACTGACCGTCGAGCAAGCGTTCGAACTGTCTGACGCCTCGGCTGAACGTTCGGCTGCCGGTTGCACCATCCAGCTGTCCAAAGAGTCGATTGCCGAATACCTGCAGTCCAACATCACCCTGCTGCGCTGGATGATCGGCGAAGGCTACGGCGATGCACGTACTCTGGAACGTCGCGCTCAAGCGATGGAAGCCTGGCTGGCCAACCCTGAGCTGCTGCAAGCGGACAAAGACGCTGAATACGCTGAAATCATCGAGATCGACCTGGCCGACATCAAGGAGCCTGTGCTCTGCGCGCCGAACGATCCGGACGACGCTCGCCTGCTCTCCAGCGTTGCTGGCGAGAAGATCGACGAAGTGTTCATCGGTTCGTGCATGACCAACATCGGTCACTTCCGCGCTGCCGGTAAACTGCTGGAACAGGTCAAGGGTCAGCTGCCAACTCGTCTGTGGCTGTCGCCGCCGACCAAGATGGACGCTCACCAGCTGACCGAAGAAGGCTACTACGGCATCTACGGCAAGGCCGGCGCGCGCATGGAAATGCCGGGCTGCTCGCTGTGCATGGGTAACCAGGCACGTGTAGAGCCGAACTCGACCGTTGTGTCGACTTCGACCCGTAACTTCCCGAACCGTCTGGGTGACGGCGCGAACGTCTACCTGGCTTCGGCTGAGCTGGCGTCCGTGGCTTCCATCCTGGGTCGCCTGCCGACCGTCGAGGAGTACATGGAATACGCTGGCAAGATCGACAGCATGGCGGCCGATGTCTACCGCTACCTGTCCTTCGACCAGATCGCCGAGTTCCGTGAAGCTGCTGCGAACGCCAACATCCCGGTCGTTCAAGCCTAA
- a CDS encoding DUF1289 domain-containing protein: MPNQTIKTPCVGLCSTVYGDLVCRGCKRFHHEVIHWNGYNEEEKRAVWLRLEQLLSQVMAAKVEIFDPALLRMQLEQRKIRFVPHQSEYCWAYQLIARGARVINNLEAYGMVLLPEFREWNLPELRDAIDREFFLLSEAHYQRYIAPGFLKDAFGG; encoded by the coding sequence ATGCCCAATCAGACCATCAAGACACCCTGCGTCGGCCTCTGCTCCACTGTTTACGGTGACCTGGTGTGCCGTGGCTGCAAGCGTTTCCACCACGAAGTGATCCACTGGAACGGTTACAACGAGGAAGAGAAGCGCGCGGTATGGCTGCGTCTTGAGCAGTTGCTGTCGCAGGTGATGGCCGCCAAGGTCGAAATTTTCGATCCAGCACTGCTCCGAATGCAGCTGGAGCAGCGCAAGATCCGCTTCGTGCCCCATCAGTCGGAATATTGCTGGGCATACCAGTTGATCGCGCGCGGTGCGCGGGTGATCAACAACCTGGAAGCCTACGGGATGGTGCTGCTGCCGGAGTTTCGCGAGTGGAACCTGCCGGAACTGCGCGATGCCATTGATCGGGAATTTTTCCTGCTTTCCGAGGCCCATTACCAGCGCTACATTGCGCCGGGGTTTCTGAAAGACGCCTTTGGCGGCTGA
- a CDS encoding universal stress protein encodes MQAVRSILVVIEPSPDESLALARAKLIACKTQAHLHLLVCDKKHDHSEHLRALKEDLLEIGYSVTTEQAWRESLHDTIVDVQQAEGCGLVVKQHFPDSTLKKALLTPDDWKLLRHCPAPVLLVKTSGSWQDKVILAAIDVGNADGEHRHLHNTIIDHGYDIAGLAKAHLHVISAHPSPMLSAADPTFQLSETIQARYREQCRAFQAEFDIDDDHLHIEEGPADVLIPFMAHKLQAAVTVIGTVARTGLSGALIGNTAEVVLDALESDVLVLKPMEVADHLEEIADKH; translated from the coding sequence ATGAGAGCCTGGCCCTGGCCCGCGCCAAATTGATCGCCTGCAAGACCCAGGCGCACTTGCACCTGCTGGTCTGTGACAAGAAGCATGATCACTCCGAACACCTGAGGGCGCTCAAGGAAGATCTGCTGGAAATCGGCTACAGCGTCACCACCGAGCAGGCGTGGCGCGAAAGCCTGCATGACACCATTGTCGACGTACAGCAAGCCGAAGGCTGCGGGCTGGTGGTCAAGCAGCACTTTCCCGACAGCACGCTGAAAAAGGCCCTGCTGACCCCGGATGACTGGAAACTGCTGCGCCACTGTCCGGCGCCGGTGCTGCTGGTCAAGACCTCCGGTTCCTGGCAAGACAAAGTGATTCTGGCGGCCATCGACGTGGGCAACGCCGACGGCGAACATCGCCATCTGCACAACACCATCATCGACCACGGCTACGACATCGCCGGCCTGGCCAAGGCCCATCTGCATGTGATCAGCGCCCACCCGTCGCCCATGCTGTCGGCGGCCGACCCGACGTTTCAACTCAGCGAAACCATCCAGGCGCGCTATCGCGAACAGTGCAGGGCGTTCCAGGCGGAATTCGACATCGACGATGATCACCTGCACATCGAGGAAGGCCCGGCGGACGTGCTGATTCCGTTCATGGCGCACAAGCTCCAGGCGGCGGTGACCGTCATCGGCACTGTGGCGCGCACCGGGTTGTCAGGGGCGTTGATCGGCAATACGGCGGAAGTGGTGCTTGATGCGCTCGAGAGCGACGTGCTGGTGCTCAAGCCGATGGAAGTGGCGGATCATCTTGAGGAGATTGCCGACAAGCATTGA